The nucleotide window GCACAATGATGAACGAAGGGGATTTCATTATCACGCCGCCGATGGCGTGGCACGATCATGGCAATGAAAGCGACCGGCCGATTATCTGGCTGGACGGTCTGGACATACCGGTGGTGCAGTTTGTGGACGCTTCGTTTGCCGAGCATCTCGGCGAGGACGAACAATCGATTACACGCCCCGTCGGCGACAGTGACGTCCGCTACGGAGCCAATCTGCTTCCGGTAGACCATCGTCCTGCCGGCGGGACCTCGCCCATCTTTAACTATCCGTATGGGCGGACACGCGAAGCGCTGGAGCGGATGCGCCGCGCGAACGCCTGGGATCCCTGTCATGGGCTGAAGATGAAATACGTCAACCCAAACAATGGAAAGTATGCGATGGCGACGATGGCTACCTTCACGCAGTTGCTGCCCAAGGGGTTTTCGACGGAGGCGTACCGTTCAACCGACGCTACGGTCTTTGTGCCTATCGAAGGGCGGGGCCGTAGTCGGATCGGAAACGACGTCACCGTGGAATGGAGCAAGCGAGATATCTTTGTCGTCCCGTCGTGGCATCACGTTCAGCACGAGGCTGACGAGGACAGCGTCTTGTTCTCG belongs to Paraburkholderia aromaticivorans and includes:
- the gtdA gene encoding gentisate 1,2-dioxygenase, with protein sequence MPDNSDKLRVMETPEREAFYERIGQKNLAPLWTSLNDLITPEPRSKCVPAHWRFADVRAAMMEAGDIITAKEAERRVLVLENPGLRGESKITTDLYAGVQLVLPGEIAPAHRHAQTALRFVMEGAGAHTSVNGERTMMNEGDFIITPPMAWHDHGNESDRPIIWLDGLDIPVVQFVDASFAEHLGEDEQSITRPVGDSDVRYGANLLPVDHRPAGGTSPIFNYPYGRTREALERMRRANAWDPCHGLKMKYVNPNNGKYAMATMATFTQLLPKGFSTEAYRSTDATVFVPIEGRGRSRIGNDVTVEWSKRDIFVVPSWHHVQHEADEDSVLFSFSDRPIQEALHLFKEERGAA